One Thermus islandicus DSM 21543 genomic window carries:
- a CDS encoding glycogen debranching N-terminal domain-containing protein, with product MVLPLKEDDTYLVLNERGFAEGGAEGFYRHDTRFLARYRLRLPEGFALLQSRSPRPDRLVQDWARFQGPDGEVFLRRSLVLARGRVREELRFQNLGPTPLEVAVGLEVVPSFQDLFQARGWHASTGEVPGFSYRSPDGVEQRVVLSPPLPPEGYRLFLPPRGEGVLGWEVALVSPLEAEGTLPSYEAFLAAFPEGEGRFREALSQALLDLRALLLATPEGPVPAAGIPWFVAPFGRDSLLTAFMLLPWGKEVARSVLRYLAKRQGAVWDPFREEEPGKILHEVRLGELSRLGRVPFARYYGTVDATPLFLLLLGRYLDLTGDLALVRELRPNWEAALAWMEAADLDGDGLLEFAPSGGGLSVQSWKDSHDSMSHRDGRLAEPPLAVSEVQGYAYAAHLAASTFYRAFGEEEKARRHQRLGEELFRLIQERFFLEDLGTYALALDRRKEPLRVKASDAGHLLWAGAVPEERVDELLKTLFSEEMWTGWGLRTLGAKEARYNPLSYHNGSVWPHDTALFAGGLFRYGRKAEGRRVAEALLDLALSQPDLRLPELVGGFPREEGLPPVPYPVACRPQAWDAGAVVYLYALSQGVRSW from the coding sequence GTGGTCCTTCCCCTCAAAGAAGACGACACCTACCTGGTGCTGAACGAGCGGGGCTTCGCCGAAGGGGGGGCGGAGGGCTTCTACCGCCACGACACCCGCTTCCTCGCCCGCTACCGCCTCCGCCTCCCCGAGGGCTTCGCCCTGCTGCAAAGCCGATCCCCGAGACCCGACCGCCTGGTCCAGGACTGGGCCCGCTTTCAGGGTCCGGATGGGGAGGTCTTCCTGAGGCGCAGCCTGGTCCTGGCCCGGGGAAGGGTTCGGGAGGAGCTCCGCTTCCAAAACCTCGGCCCCACCCCTCTGGAGGTGGCGGTGGGGCTGGAGGTGGTGCCGAGCTTTCAGGACCTTTTCCAGGCCCGGGGCTGGCACGCCTCTACTGGGGAGGTCCCCGGGTTTTCCTACCGCTCCCCGGACGGGGTGGAGCAGCGGGTGGTCCTCTCCCCTCCCCTACCCCCAGAGGGGTACAGGCTCTTCCTCCCGCCCCGGGGGGAGGGGGTGTTGGGGTGGGAGGTGGCCCTTGTAAGCCCCCTCGAGGCGGAGGGGACCCTGCCCAGCTACGAGGCCTTCCTCGCCGCCTTCCCGGAAGGGGAAGGCCGCTTTCGGGAGGCGCTTTCCCAGGCCCTCCTGGACCTGAGGGCCCTCCTCCTCGCCACCCCCGAAGGCCCCGTGCCCGCCGCGGGCATCCCCTGGTTCGTGGCGCCCTTCGGGCGGGACAGCCTCCTCACCGCCTTCATGCTCCTTCCCTGGGGGAAGGAGGTGGCGAGGAGCGTCCTCCGCTACCTGGCCAAAAGGCAGGGCGCGGTGTGGGATCCCTTCCGCGAAGAGGAGCCCGGGAAGATCCTCCACGAGGTGCGCCTGGGGGAGCTCTCCCGCCTGGGCAGGGTACCCTTTGCCCGCTACTACGGCACCGTGGACGCCACCCCCCTCTTCCTGCTCCTTTTGGGCCGGTACCTGGACCTCACCGGGGACCTTGCCCTGGTGCGGGAGCTTAGGCCCAACTGGGAGGCGGCCCTGGCCTGGATGGAGGCCGCCGACCTGGACGGGGACGGCCTTTTGGAGTTCGCCCCCTCAGGCGGGGGGCTCAGCGTGCAGTCCTGGAAGGACTCCCACGACTCCATGAGCCATAGGGACGGCCGCCTGGCCGAACCTCCCCTGGCGGTGAGCGAGGTGCAGGGGTACGCCTACGCCGCCCACCTGGCGGCCAGCACCTTCTACCGGGCCTTTGGGGAGGAGGAGAAGGCCAGGAGGCACCAGCGCCTGGGGGAGGAGCTCTTCCGCCTCATCCAGGAGCGGTTCTTCCTGGAGGACCTCGGGACCTACGCCCTGGCCTTGGACCGGAGGAAAGAGCCCCTAAGGGTCAAGGCCTCCGATGCCGGGCACCTCCTCTGGGCAGGGGCCGTTCCCGAGGAAAGGGTGGACGAGCTCCTAAAGACCCTCTTCTCCGAGGAGATGTGGACGGGCTGGGGCCTGCGCACCCTGGGCGCGAAGGAGGCCCGGTACAACCCCCTTTCCTACCACAACGGCTCCGTCTGGCCCCACGACACCGCCCTCTTCGCCGGGGGGCTTTTCCGGTACGGCCGGAAGGCCGAGGGGCGCCGGGTGGCCGAGGCCCTTTTAGACCTCGCCCTCTCCCAGCCCGACCTCCGCCTCCCCGAGCTCGTGGGGGGGTTTCCCCGGGAGGAGGGCCTCCCCCCCGTCCCCTACCCCGTGGCCTGCCGGCCCCAG